One window of Phycodurus eques isolate BA_2022a chromosome 17, UOR_Pequ_1.1, whole genome shotgun sequence genomic DNA carries:
- the LOC133416068 gene encoding solute carrier family 35 member F2-like, which produces MEAQVDEKMCGKLRLACGLYNYKLRDVFTWDLLKTLVMGQVLSLMICGTAVSCQYLADAGAETPMLQSFLNYALLLLSYTTVLCTHKGERNFLQVLKTKWWKYLLMGVADVEANYTVVKAYRYTTLTSIQLLDCFVVPVLMLMSWFLLKTRYRPLHYIAVTVCLLGVGAMVGADILAGREQGSASDVVLGDGLVLISAVLYAVSNLCQEFTVKNRTRVEFLGMMGFFGTIVSGIQLVALEISAVKELKWNFHIAMLFAIYVLCMFALYSFMPVVVKRTSATAVNLSLLTADLFSLFCGLFLFHYTFSPLYIMAFLLIMVGFVTFNAVPTHSAQPEPDSGDPSDQEALCASDRLLPADRNGQNNVTVVSAL; this is translated from the exons ATGGAGGCCCAAGTGGATGAAAAGATGTGTGGGAAACTGAGGCTGGCCTGCGGTCTGTACAATTACAAGCTGAGGGACGTTTTCACGTG GGATCTGTTGAAGACCCTGGTCATGGGCCAAGTCTTGTCCCTGATGATCTGTGGCACGGCAGTGAGCTGCCAGTACCTGGCCGACGCCGGCGCGGAGACGCCCATGTTGCAAAGCTTCCTCAACTATGCCTTGCTATTGCTTTCCTACACCACCGTTCTCTGCACACACAAAG GAGAGCGAAACTTCCTGCAGGTGCTGAAGACCAAGTGGTGGAAGTACCTGTTGATGGGTGTGGCCGACGTGGAGGCCAACTACACGGTCGTGAAGGCGTACCGCTACACCACGCTGACTAGCATCCAG CTGCTGGACTGCTTTGTGGTACCGGTGCTGATGCTCATGTCCTGGTTCCTGCTGAAGACTCGCTACAGGCCGCTGCACTACATCGCCGTGACCGTGTGCCTGCTGGGCGTGGGCGCCATGGTGGGCGCCGACATCCTGGCCGGAAGAGAGCAGGGATCCG CCAGTGACGTGGTGCTGGGCGACGGCTTGGTGCTGATCAGCGCCGTCCTCTACGCCGTGTCCAACTTGTGCCAGGAGTTCACCGTGAAGAACCGGACCCGGGTGGAGTTCTTGGGAATGATGGGCTTCTTTGGGACTATCGTCAGTGGGATTCAGCT AGTTGCACTGGAAATTAGTGCAGTCAAGGAACTCAAGTGGAACTTTCACATTG CCATGCTGTTTGCCATCTATGTACTGTGCATGTTCGCGCTGTACAGCTTCATGCCGGTCGTGGTGAAGAGGACTAGCGCCACCGCCGTCAACCTCTCGCTGCTCACCGCTGACCTCTTCAGCCTCTTCTGTGGCCTTTTCCTCTTTCACTACACG TTTTCACCGCTGTACATCATGGCGTTCCTCCTCATCATGGTGGGCTTCGTCACCTTCAACGCCGTGCCCACCCACTCGGCTCAGCCCGAGCCCGACTCCGGGGACCCTTCGGACCAGGAGGCCCTGTGCGCCTCAGACCGCCTGCTGCCGGCCGACAGAAACGGACAAAATAACGTAACGGTGGTCTCTGCGCTATGA
- the LOC133415784 gene encoding cullin-5 produces the protein MATSNLLKNKGSLQFEDKWDLMRPIVLKLLRQESVTKQQWFDLFSDVHAVCLWDDKGPAKIHQALKEDILDFIKQAQARVLSHQDDTALLKAYIVEWRKFFTQCDILPKPFCQLEITLMGKQGSNKKSNVEDSIVRKLMLDTWNESIFSNIKNRLQDSAMKLVHAERLGEAFDSQLVIGVRESYVNLCSNPEDKLQIYRDNFEKAYMDSTERFYRTQAPAYLQQNGVQNYMKYADSKLREEEKRALRYLETRRDCNSVQALMECCVNALVTSFKETILAECPGMIKRNETDKLHLMFSLMDKVPSGIEPMLKDLEEHIMSAGLADMVASAETITSDSEKYVEQLLTLFNRFSRLVKEAFQDDPRFLTARDKAYKAVVNDATIFKLELPMKQKGVGLKTQPESKCPELLANYCDMLLRKTPLSKKLTSEEIEAKLKEVLLVLKYVQNKDVFMRYHKAHLTRRLILDISADSEIEENMVEWLREVGMPADYVNKLARMFQDIKVSEDLNQSFKEMHKHNKLALPADSVNIKILNAGAWSRSSEKVFVSLPTELEDLIPEVEDFYKKNHSGRKLHWHHLMSNGIITFKNEVGQYDLEVTTFQLAVLFAWNQRPRERISFENLKLATELPDAELRRTLWSLVAFPKLKRQVLSYDPTVSSPKDFAEGTLFYVNQEFSLIKNSKVQKRGKINLIGRLQLTTERMREEENEGIVQLRILRTQEAIIQIMKMRKRINNAQLQTELVEILKNMFLPQKKMIKEQIEWLIDHKYIKRDETDINTFIYMA, from the exons ATGGCGACGTCTAATTTGCTAAAG aaCAAAGGCTCCCTTCAGTTCGAGGACAAATGGGACCTGATGCGTCCCATCGTACTAAAGCTGTTACGGCAAGAGTCGGTCACCAAGCAGCAGTGGTTTGACCTTTTCTC AGACGTCCACGCCGTCTGCCTGTGGGATGACAAAGGTCCCGCTAAGATCCACCAGGCCCTTAAAGAGGACATCCTAGACTTCATCAAACAAGCACAAGCA CGGGTGCTGAGTCACCAGGATGACACGGCGCTGCTGAAGGCCTACATCGTGGAGTGGAGGAAGTTCTTCACACAGTGCGACATTCTGCCCAAGCCGTTCTGCCAGCTGGAGATCACGCTGATGGGCAAGCAGGGCAGCAACAAGAAGTCCAACGTGGAGGACAGCATAGTCCGCAAG TTGATGCTGGACACGTGGAACGAGTCCATATTCTCCAACATAAAGAACAGGTTACAAGACAGCGCAATGAAGCTGGTCCACGCCGAGCGGCTCGGGGAAGCGTTTGATTCGCAGTTGGTCATCGGAGTGCGAGAGTCCTACG TGAACCTGTGTTCAAATCCTGAAGACAAGCTGCAGATCTACAGGGACAACTTCGAAAAAGCCTACATGGACTCCACCGAGCGCTTCTACAGAACGCAGGCACCCGCCTATCTCCAACAAAATGGTGTCCAGAACTACATGAAATAT GCTGATTCCAAGTTGCGGGAAGAAGAGAAACGTGCACTACGATACCTGGAGACGAGGCGTGACTGTAACTCAGTACAGGCA TTAATGGAGTGTTGCGTCAACGCTCTGGTAACGTCCTTCAAGGAGACAATCTTAGCCGAGTGTCCAGGCATGATCAAGAGGAACGAAACGGATA AGTTGCACCTGATGTTCTCGCTGATGGACAAAGTACCTAGCGGAATAGAGCCCATGCTGAAGGACCTGGAGGAGCACATCATGAGCGCCGGCCTTGCAGACATGGTGGCCTCCGCCGAGACCATCACCTCT GACTCTGAGAAATATGTGGAGCAGCTGCTCACGTTGTTCAACCGCTTCAGTCGGCTGGTGAAGGAAGCCTTCCAGGATGACCCTCGTTTCCTCACCGCCAGAGACAAA GCATATAAAGCCGTCGTCAACGATGCCACTATATTTAAATTAGAACTACCCATGAAACAGAAAGG CGTGGGCTTGAAAACACAACCCGAGTCCAAGTGTCCGGAGCTGCTGGCCAACTACTGCGACATGCTGCTCAGGAAGACTCCGCTTAGCAAGAAGCTCACATCGGAGGAGATTGAGGCCAAGCTCAAGGAAgtg CTGTTGGTTCTGAAATACGTCCAGAACAAAGACGTGTTCATGCGCTACCACAAGGCCCACCTGACCCGCCGCCTCATCCTGGACATCTCGGCAGACAGTGAAATTGAGGAGAACATGGTGGAGTGGCTCAGG GAAGTCGGAATGCCGGCGGACTACGTCAACAAGCTGGCCAGGATGTTTCAGGACATTAAAGTGTCAGAGGACCTCAACCAGTCTTTTAAAGAAATGCATAAACACAACAAGCTGGCTCTACCAG CTGACTCGGTAAACATCAAGATCCTGAATGCCGGCGCGTGGTCGCGGAGCAGCGAGAAGGTGTTCGTCTCGTTGCCCACCGAGCTGGAGGACTTGATCCCGGAGGTGGAGGACTTCTACAAGAAGAACCACAGCGGACGCAAATTACACTGGCATCACCTCATGTCCAACGGCATC ATTACCTTCAAGAACGAGGTGGGCCAGTACGACCTGGAGGTGACCACCTTCCAGCTGGCTGTGCTCTTCGCTTGGAACCAGAGGCCCAGGGAGAGGATCAGCTTTGAGAACCTCAAGCTCGCCACTGAGCTACCCGATGCAGAGCTGCGACGCACACTTTGG TCCCTGGTGGCGTTTCCCAAGCTCAAGCGGCAGGTGCTGTCGTACGACCCAACAGTGTCGTCGCCCAAAGACTTTGCAGAAGGAACATTATTCTACGTCAATCAAGAGTTTTCCCTCAT AAAAAACTCCAAAGTTCAGAAGCGGGGAAAGATCAACCTGATAGGTCGACTGCAGCTCACCACTGAGCGAATGCGAGAGGAGGAGAACGAGGGGATCGTACAGCTCAGGATACTAAGAACACAG GAGGCCATCATCCAGATCATGAAGATGAGGAAGCGCATCAACAATGCCCAGCTGCAGACGGAGCTGGTGGAGATCTTAAAGAACATGTTTTTACCACAGAAGAAGATGATCAAGGAGCAGATCGAGTGGCTCATTGACCACAAGTACATCAAGCGGGACGAGACCGACATAAACACCTTCATCTACATGGCATAG